A genomic segment from Leptolyngbya boryana PCC 6306 encodes:
- a CDS encoding DNA methyltransferase, translating to MSRFSNNGKNYLYYGDNLDNLRRFVPDESVDLCYIDPPFNSKRNYNQIYNRIGKEDIAQAQAFIDTWMWDDLARKGFSDIVQNSNGLFTNQATNLIIGLEKVLGQDSLLAYLVSMTLRVAEIHRVLKPTGNFYFHCDPTSSHYLKLILDSIFCSQSGDFKNEIIWNYSGWNSKLKDSFSKRHDVIFFYSKGKTQTFNSYSLPYESKEQYVSRRKQKIFRDETGREYVLSDRGGGQRIKRYLDEAMAYGQPIDDVWKIDKLNNSSKERLGYPTQKPEALLERIIKASTNEGDIVLDAYCGCGTSVAVAQKLNRRWIGIDITYQAISVILKRLEDTHGSQVLDDVILDGIPRDINSAEALANRKDDRTRKEFEKWAVLTYSKNRAAINQKKGADQGVDGRAFFPITDKEFGSIIFQVKSGKVDARDIRDLVGTMSREKADLGVFITLKSPTQPMIKEAKSAGLYHYQFFDRDIPKIQIVTVEEIINGDAKFNVPLVAGVLKSAPRSNDDGGEQLELVAG from the coding sequence ATGAGTCGTTTCAGTAATAATGGTAAAAATTATCTCTATTACGGAGATAATCTTGATAATTTGCGACGTTTCGTTCCCGATGAATCAGTAGATTTGTGTTACATCGATCCGCCGTTCAACTCCAAGCGGAATTACAACCAAATTTATAACCGTATTGGAAAAGAAGACATTGCCCAAGCTCAAGCATTCATTGATACTTGGATGTGGGACGACCTAGCAAGAAAGGGCTTCTCTGACATTGTTCAAAACTCGAATGGGTTATTCACAAACCAAGCAACTAATTTGATCATTGGGCTAGAAAAAGTGTTAGGGCAGGACAGTTTGTTAGCCTATTTGGTAAGCATGACACTCCGAGTTGCTGAAATTCATCGTGTTCTGAAGCCTACTGGAAACTTCTATTTCCATTGCGATCCAACCTCTAGCCATTACTTGAAGCTGATTTTGGATTCGATCTTTTGCTCCCAAAGTGGCGACTTTAAGAACGAGATTATCTGGAACTATTCGGGTTGGAATAGTAAATTAAAAGATTCGTTTAGCAAGCGTCATGACGTAATTTTCTTTTACTCTAAAGGTAAAACGCAGACTTTTAATTCCTACTCATTACCTTACGAATCAAAAGAGCAATACGTTAGTCGAAGAAAGCAAAAAATTTTCAGAGATGAAACCGGAAGAGAATATGTGCTTTCTGATCGTGGGGGCGGTCAACGAATCAAGCGTTATCTGGATGAAGCGATGGCTTATGGTCAGCCAATCGATGATGTTTGGAAAATTGATAAGCTCAATAATTCATCAAAAGAAAGACTCGGCTATCCAACCCAGAAGCCGGAAGCCTTGTTAGAACGCATTATCAAAGCCAGCACCAACGAAGGGGATATCGTTTTGGACGCATATTGCGGATGCGGAACAAGCGTTGCAGTTGCCCAAAAACTGAATCGTCGCTGGATTGGTATTGATATCACCTATCAAGCAATTAGTGTCATCCTGAAACGTCTCGAAGACACGCACGGTAGCCAAGTTTTAGACGATGTGATTCTAGATGGCATCCCGCGAGACATCAATTCAGCCGAGGCACTAGCAAATCGAAAAGACGATCGCACCCGCAAAGAATTCGAGAAATGGGCAGTTCTTACCTATTCCAAGAACCGCGCCGCAATCAACCAGAAGAAGGGAGCCGATCAAGGTGTGGATGGTCGCGCATTCTTTCCAATCACCGATAAAGAGTTCGGCAGCATTATTTTCCAGGTCAAATCAGGCAAAGTTGATGCGCGAGATATTCGCGACTTGGTAGGCACAATGAGCCGTGAGAAGGCAGATTTGGGCGTTTTCATCACGCTCAAATCACCCACGCAACCGATGATCAAGGAGGCGAAATCTGCCGGACTCTACCATTACCAATTCTTCGATCGCGATATTCCGAAAATTCAAATTGTCACTGTCGAAGAGATCATTAATGGGGACGCTAAATTTAATGTCCCGCTCGTTGCAGGCGTGCTGAAATCTGCGCCGCGTAGCAATGATGACGGTGGGGAACAGTTAGAACTCGTTGCAGGGTAG
- a CDS encoding coiled-coil domain-containing protein — MKIAELEKELQATIAELAADQSSEQEIRSRIAEGETQKRRIESQLATLREQERLKQVEIDLGEDVHRLRELGDRINENSRKLFKLMTEFETLSQSINEKQYELKQKPSLSLGIKLDRLPCVLHKKDGPAIFLMAWAEAEFFRNSTQRTMGRDYPFPLEDV, encoded by the coding sequence ATGAAAATTGCTGAACTTGAGAAAGAATTGCAGGCAACGATCGCCGAACTCGCCGCCGATCAGTCCAGTGAGCAAGAAATACGATCGCGCATTGCTGAGGGTGAAACCCAAAAACGGCGCATCGAATCACAACTCGCCACACTCCGAGAGCAAGAACGGTTGAAGCAGGTCGAAATTGATTTGGGTGAAGATGTGCATCGGTTGCGAGAACTGGGCGATCGCATCAACGAAAACAGCCGGAAATTGTTCAAACTGATGACTGAATTTGAAACGCTTAGTCAATCGATCAACGAAAAACAATATGAATTGAAACAGAAGCCTAGTCTTAGTTTGGGCATTAAGCTCGATCGATTGCCCTGCGTTCTTCACAAAAAAGATGGACCAGCTATTTTCCTAATGGCGTGGGCAGAAGCCGAATTTTTCAGAAACAGCACACAGAGAACGATGGGACGAGATTATCCATTTCCCTTAGAGGATGTCTGA